In one window of Candidatus Binatus sp. DNA:
- a CDS encoding tail fiber domain-containing protein encodes MKRSTASLIFSMVTVLIIALSAPGSAFAQFHNTKFGDFALANITTGSDDTALGYAALTTNTSGGLNTATGVAALYFNDTGSSNTADGVDTLFYNISGASNTAAGAYALFRNTGGMLNTASGAQALYSNTTGNNNSATGAKALYSNTTGVQNTASGAQALYSNNTGRYNTAAGLQAMYKNTTGQYNTAVGFQAGFNLTTGSNNIEIGNLGASTDTGNIRIGTPGKQTATYIAGITGSSVSGADVVVNGSGRLGVVVSSARYKRDIDDMGTTSNELMKLRPVTFRYKDDQQSIKQYGLVAEEVDRVYPELVVHDPEGKVESVRYSMLTSMLLNELQKQAKELRDQTRKNHQQAERMAQLETRLERLERVSNIAIPAESTASR; translated from the coding sequence ATGAAACGATCAACGGCAAGCCTTATTTTTTCGATGGTAACTGTCCTGATAATAGCGCTCTCGGCGCCAGGGAGCGCTTTCGCGCAATTTCACAATACGAAGTTCGGCGATTTCGCACTCGCGAACATCACGACCGGCAGCGACGATACGGCGCTTGGATACGCCGCGCTTACCACCAACACATCGGGCGGTCTGAATACCGCGACCGGGGTGGCCGCTCTCTATTTTAACGATACCGGCTCCAGCAACACTGCTGATGGGGTAGACACTCTCTTCTACAACATCTCGGGTGCGAGCAATACCGCAGCGGGAGCGTATGCTCTCTTCCGCAATACGGGGGGCATGCTGAATACGGCCAGCGGAGCCCAGGCCCTTTACAGCAACACCACCGGGAACAACAACAGCGCGACCGGTGCGAAGGCTCTCTACAGCAATACGACCGGCGTTCAGAACACCGCCAGCGGAGCGCAGGCTTTGTACAGCAACAATACCGGCCGCTATAACACGGCGGCTGGATTGCAAGCGATGTACAAGAACACGACTGGTCAATACAACACTGCTGTAGGTTTCCAGGCCGGGTTTAATCTAACCACCGGCAGCAACAACATCGAGATCGGCAATCTAGGAGCCTCAACCGATACCGGTAATATTCGTATCGGTACGCCCGGCAAGCAGACGGCGACTTATATCGCCGGTATTACCGGCAGTTCGGTCAGCGGTGCGGACGTCGTAGTAAATGGCAGCGGTCGCCTTGGAGTGGTGGTCTCCTCGGCCCGTTACAAGCGCGACATCGATGATATGGGGACCACCTCAAACGAGTTGATGAAGTTGCGCCCGGTAACTTTCCGCTACAAGGACGACCAGCAATCAATCAAGCAGTACGGCCTGGTCGCGGAGGAAGTAGATCGAGTGTATCCGGAGCTGGTGGTCCACGACCCTGAAGGCAAGGTCGAATCGGTGCGCTACTCGATGCTCACCTCGATGCTGCTCAACGAATTGCAAAAGCAGGCCAAAGAACTGCGCGATCAGACCAGGAAGAACCACCAACAGGCAGAAAGAATGGCGCAGCTCGAAACGCGACTGGAAAGGCTCGAGCGGGTGAGCAATATCGCGATCCCGGCGGAATCAACCGCCTCGAGGTAA
- a CDS encoding chromate transporter translates to MRLVHLFLVFSLLSILAVGGGTAVLPEMQKMTVHTYGWLTDAQFRSIYSIGQVAPGPNMLMVLLIGYHLAGWAGMTVAGIGFFLPDCVLTLFANRWWVHLGSWPWRLSIQRGLAPVAIGLMVSGTYAIGRLSIINPLTLMIGLVVFAVLLWRHVNPGILVLIGGTVYMLLT, encoded by the coding sequence ATGCGACTCGTACACCTGTTCCTGGTTTTTTCGTTGCTGTCGATCCTCGCGGTCGGCGGCGGCACTGCGGTGCTGCCCGAGATGCAGAAGATGACTGTCCATACTTACGGCTGGCTGACCGACGCGCAGTTTCGATCCATCTATAGTATCGGGCAAGTCGCGCCCGGCCCGAACATGCTGATGGTGCTGCTGATCGGATACCATCTGGCCGGATGGGCCGGCATGACGGTCGCCGGCATCGGCTTCTTTCTCCCCGACTGCGTGCTGACTTTGTTCGCGAACCGATGGTGGGTACATCTCGGTTCGTGGCCGTGGCGCCTTTCGATCCAGCGCGGCCTGGCGCCAGTCGCGATCGGCCTGATGGTCTCCGGCACCTACGCAATCGGGAGGCTTTCGATCATCAATCCGCTAACACTGATGATCGGGTTGGTGGTGTTCGCGGTCCTGCTCTGGCGCCACGTCAATCCCGGCATATTGGTGCTTATCGGTGGCACGGTGTACATGCTGCTGACCTAG
- the tal gene encoding transaldolase has protein sequence MKATQALHEAGQSIWLDNITRALLNSGGLKRYIDELSITGLTSNPTIFDHAIKNSHDYDDAIREKSAAKKAGEALFFELALEDLTRAADLFRPTYDKTHGVDGFVSLEVSPKLAYDTASTVAAAKGLHDRANRPNLFIKIPGTREGVPAIEESIFAGVPVNVTLLFSREQHLAAAQAYIRGIERRVAAKLDPYVPSVASVFVSRWDVAVTGKAPDNLTDRLGIAIGKRIYKSYRELLASDKWLRLLNCGARSQRLLWASTGTKNPKASDILYVKALAAPHTVNTMPENTLKAFADHGEIASMMPHNGGDAEMVLADFGKARIDIDELAEKLQRDGAADFVKSWDDLMTCMIDKAATLKQAS, from the coding sequence ATGAAAGCTACTCAAGCATTGCATGAAGCGGGTCAGAGTATCTGGCTGGATAACATCACGCGCGCGTTGCTGAACAGTGGCGGCCTGAAACGCTACATCGACGAGCTATCGATCACCGGACTCACCTCGAATCCGACCATTTTCGATCATGCGATCAAGAACAGCCACGATTACGACGATGCGATTCGCGAGAAATCCGCCGCGAAGAAAGCGGGCGAGGCGTTGTTCTTCGAACTCGCGCTCGAGGATCTGACCCGCGCAGCCGATCTGTTTCGTCCGACCTACGACAAGACGCACGGCGTCGATGGGTTCGTATCGCTCGAGGTCTCGCCCAAGCTGGCCTACGACACCGCGAGCACCGTCGCGGCGGCGAAGGGTCTCCACGATCGCGCGAACCGGCCGAACCTGTTCATCAAGATTCCCGGCACGCGCGAAGGCGTCCCGGCAATCGAGGAATCGATTTTCGCCGGCGTGCCGGTGAACGTCACGTTGCTGTTTTCGCGCGAGCAGCATCTTGCGGCGGCGCAGGCCTATATCCGCGGTATCGAGCGTCGCGTCGCCGCGAAGCTCGATCCGTACGTGCCGTCGGTGGCGTCGGTGTTCGTCAGCCGCTGGGACGTGGCGGTGACCGGCAAGGCGCCCGACAATCTGACGGATCGGCTCGGCATCGCGATCGGCAAGCGTATATACAAATCGTATCGCGAGCTGCTGGCGTCGGATAAGTGGCTGCGGCTGCTGAATTGCGGCGCGCGCTCGCAGCGCCTGCTATGGGCCAGCACCGGCACCAAGAATCCCAAGGCCTCGGACATATTGTACGTCAAGGCGCTGGCCGCGCCGCATACCGTCAACACGATGCCCGAGAATACGCTCAAGGCCTTCGCCGATCACGGCGAGATCGCGAGCATGATGCCGCATAACGGCGGCGATGCGGAAATGGTGCTCGCCGATTTTGGCAAGGCCAGGATCGACATCGACGAACTCGCGGAAAAGTTGCAGCGCGACGGCGCCGCCGATTTCGTCAAGTCGTGGGACGATCTGATGACTTGCATGATCGACAAGGCCGCGACGCTCAAGCAGGCAAGCTGA
- a CDS encoding ThuA domain-containing protein codes for MSRTKSLRVHLITGGFPPGSAAGHDMDYARLRLLGLLQEKSGAYTTTSNDFADIERWLPGTQLLVTYVAGPYPSDEQNRLIQHWLEEGGRWLALHGTSGGRAAPVGENRAVRKVVKGSYHATLGSFFLNHPPVRKFRVDVAKGDHILTRGLPPSFEVTDELYLIELQHPESTKLLLTTELEKDPSPKNFGFVYDQDTSLLADGKTRAIGYTREIGRGGVTYYALGHCHSPANNVQPFVDASVEPSGKTPLLFRGAWETPEFERLLRNGIEWGAAT; via the coding sequence ATGAGCCGAACGAAGTCACTTCGCGTCCATCTTATCACTGGCGGATTCCCACCCGGTTCCGCAGCGGGCCATGACATGGACTATGCCCGGTTGCGGCTACTTGGCCTGTTGCAGGAGAAATCGGGCGCCTATACGACGACGAGCAACGATTTCGCTGATATCGAGCGATGGCTGCCCGGAACCCAGCTACTGGTCACCTATGTCGCGGGACCTTACCCAAGCGACGAACAGAATCGGCTTATTCAGCATTGGCTTGAAGAAGGAGGGCGCTGGCTGGCTTTGCACGGTACCAGCGGCGGGCGCGCGGCGCCGGTGGGCGAGAATCGAGCGGTGCGCAAGGTGGTCAAAGGCAGCTATCACGCGACGCTAGGAAGCTTCTTTCTCAACCATCCGCCGGTTAGAAAGTTTCGCGTCGATGTCGCCAAGGGCGATCACATACTTACCAGGGGCTTGCCGCCTTCCTTTGAAGTGACCGACGAGCTATATCTCATCGAGCTACAGCATCCGGAATCCACCAAGCTGCTCTTAACCACGGAGCTCGAGAAGGATCCTTCGCCGAAAAATTTCGGCTTTGTTTACGACCAGGACACTTCTTTGCTCGCAGACGGCAAAACTCGCGCGATCGGCTATACGCGCGAGATAGGCCGCGGCGGCGTGACCTACTATGCGCTAGGCCATTGCCACTCGCCGGCTAACAACGTGCAGCCGTTTGTCGATGCGAGCGTAGAGCCGTCGGGAAAGACTCCTTTGCTGTTCCGCGGGGCGTGGGAAACGCCCGAGTTCGAGCGATTGCTTCGCAACGGTATCGAGTGGGGCGCCGCGACCTAG
- a CDS encoding LLM class flavin-dependent oxidoreductase, translated as MKFHWFAEVTYPHLPADFRERFPSAWVTPPAHLIDPLKAGEMYRMFIRLMQLADEVGFDGLTVNEHHQTPLAVTPSPNLLAASLASTTKNAAIVIVGNSLALYNPPTRVAEEYAYLDCLSGGRLTAGFVLGTPMDSVFAYGMGPAEVRARFEEARQLILRAWSEPEPFAFNGKYNQLRYVNVWPRPVQKKLPIWVPGGGGSVETWDLVIDHDYCYGHLSFSGLYSSKPLVDAFWDYVNQRGGTTNPHRMAFTQIVCVADTDAEAEKQYYEAVRYFHRNATPAAGFLNPPGYTTIKSTKFMSELAKKTHSKLTPEDRIRAARGEMSFWEYDEKGYIIAGTPARVRQRLRELIVDLRIGQLIATPHMGNLPEEVGAQNTTLFGREVAPYLRDLWADQPDHWTPEISQRLVAANAPKPRTEARTMSRDKEAAAAK; from the coding sequence ATGAAGTTCCATTGGTTCGCAGAGGTCACCTATCCGCATCTCCCGGCAGATTTTCGCGAGCGATTCCCGTCTGCGTGGGTGACGCCGCCTGCGCATCTGATCGACCCGCTCAAGGCCGGCGAGATGTACCGGATGTTCATTCGCCTGATGCAACTCGCCGACGAGGTCGGCTTCGACGGGCTGACCGTGAACGAGCATCATCAGACGCCGCTGGCGGTGACGCCGTCGCCAAATCTGCTCGCCGCGAGTCTCGCCTCGACCACGAAGAATGCCGCGATCGTGATCGTCGGCAATTCGCTGGCGCTCTACAATCCGCCGACTCGAGTCGCGGAGGAGTACGCGTATCTTGATTGTCTCTCCGGCGGACGATTGACCGCGGGCTTCGTGCTCGGGACGCCGATGGATTCGGTGTTCGCCTACGGGATGGGGCCGGCCGAGGTGCGCGCCCGCTTCGAGGAAGCGCGCCAACTGATCCTGCGCGCATGGTCGGAGCCGGAACCGTTCGCATTCAACGGCAAGTACAATCAGCTTCGCTATGTGAATGTGTGGCCGCGCCCGGTGCAGAAAAAGCTTCCGATCTGGGTGCCCGGCGGCGGCGGCAGCGTCGAGACGTGGGACCTCGTGATCGATCACGACTATTGCTACGGGCATCTTTCGTTTTCGGGCTTGTACTCGTCGAAGCCGCTGGTCGATGCGTTCTGGGACTACGTCAATCAGCGCGGCGGAACGACCAATCCGCATCGGATGGCGTTCACGCAAATCGTATGCGTCGCGGATACCGACGCCGAGGCCGAAAAGCAGTACTACGAGGCGGTTCGCTACTTCCATCGCAACGCGACGCCGGCCGCGGGCTTTCTGAATCCGCCGGGATATACGACGATCAAATCGACCAAGTTCATGTCGGAGCTGGCGAAGAAAACCCACAGCAAGCTGACGCCCGAGGATCGCATCCGGGCGGCCCGCGGCGAGATGAGCTTCTGGGAGTACGACGAGAAGGGCTACATCATCGCGGGCACGCCTGCGCGGGTGCGCCAGCGGTTGCGTGAGCTGATCGTCGATCTCAGGATCGGGCAGCTCATCGCGACGCCGCATATGGGCAATCTGCCGGAGGAAGTCGGAGCGCAGAACACAACCCTCTTTGGCCGCGAAGTCGCGCCCTATCTGCGCGATCTGTGGGCCGATCAGCCCGATCACTGGACGCCCGAAATCAGCCAGAGGTTGGTCGCCGCCAATGCCCCTAAGCCGAGGACTGAGGCCAGGACAATGAGCCGGGACAAGGAAGCCGCGGCCGCCAAATAA
- a CDS encoding NADP-dependent oxidoreductase: MTTAFNRQITLAARPTGEPKLTDFKLVEAPIPEPGEDQFLVKNLYLSVDPYMRGRMNDRKSYAEPVQIGEVMGGGAVGRIVKSSNPKYHVGQIVMGYFGWQEYAVSNGVGVELVNPELSPISTSLGVLGMPGMTAYFGLLEICKPRAGETVVVSGASGAVGELVGQIAKIKHCRVVGIAGSDDKVEHVVKDLGFDAAFNYKTTTDYEAKLRELCPRGIDIYFDNVGGTITDAVMTLINPRARISVCGQISQYNAAEPEMGPRLLGLLIERQARMEGFLVFQFAEKMRVAQKKMADWIRTGKLKYRESVVRGIENTPTAFIGMLRGENIGKQLVQLADV, from the coding sequence ATGACTACAGCGTTCAATCGCCAGATTACGCTCGCGGCGCGCCCCACCGGCGAGCCGAAATTAACTGATTTCAAGCTGGTCGAGGCGCCAATCCCGGAACCGGGCGAAGATCAGTTCCTGGTGAAGAATCTGTATCTGTCGGTCGATCCCTACATGCGCGGCCGGATGAACGATCGCAAATCGTACGCCGAACCGGTGCAGATTGGCGAAGTGATGGGCGGCGGCGCCGTCGGCCGAATCGTCAAATCCAGCAACCCGAAGTACCACGTCGGCCAGATCGTGATGGGCTACTTCGGATGGCAGGAGTATGCGGTCTCGAACGGCGTCGGCGTCGAACTGGTGAATCCCGAACTGTCGCCGATCTCGACGTCGCTCGGCGTGCTCGGGATGCCCGGGATGACCGCATACTTTGGCCTGCTCGAGATTTGCAAGCCGCGGGCTGGCGAAACCGTCGTGGTGTCGGGCGCGAGCGGCGCGGTCGGCGAGCTGGTCGGCCAGATCGCGAAAATCAAGCACTGCCGCGTGGTCGGGATCGCCGGCTCGGACGACAAGGTCGAGCATGTCGTGAAGGATCTCGGCTTCGATGCGGCCTTCAACTACAAGACCACCACCGACTACGAAGCCAAGCTGCGCGAGCTATGCCCGCGCGGCATCGACATCTATTTCGACAACGTCGGCGGCACGATCACTGACGCTGTGATGACGCTGATCAATCCGCGCGCGCGCATCAGCGTGTGCGGGCAGATCTCGCAATACAATGCCGCCGAGCCGGAGATGGGACCGCGGCTACTCGGTTTGCTGATCGAACGACAGGCCAGGATGGAAGGTTTTCTCGTCTTTCAGTTCGCCGAGAAAATGCGCGTCGCGCAGAAAAAGATGGCCGACTGGATCAGGACCGGCAAGCTCAAATATCGCGAGAGCGTCGTGCGCGGAATCGAAAACACCCCGACCGCGTTTATCGGGATGCTCCGTGGCGAGAATATCGGCAAGCAATTGGTGCAGCTTGCGGATGTATGA
- a CDS encoding MBL fold metallo-hydrolase: MKKIASKWAFTKGLRDIGNGCYAYLQPDGSWGWSNAGLIVDSGQSMLVDTLFDLKLTREMLDSMRRAEPQATAKIGTLVNTHSNGDHCFGNELVAGAEIIASKACAEDLQHDGGAARLAEMQRNASQMGEVGKFFARIFAPFDFQGINVAMPTKTFQGELECRVGDKIVRLIEVGPAHTRGDVIAYVPKNRVVFTGDILFINGHPIIWAGPVANWINACQLMLDLDIETVVPGHGPITDKKGIAAVKGYLEYIAAEARKRYDAGMTIAEAAADISLDSYSSWSDAERIAVNVGSLYREFVAEKGTASSRTAGEGELFALMAQMADRPSH, from the coding sequence GTGAAGAAAATCGCCAGCAAATGGGCCTTCACCAAGGGACTCCGCGACATCGGCAACGGATGCTACGCGTATCTGCAGCCCGACGGATCGTGGGGATGGAGCAACGCGGGGCTCATCGTCGATAGCGGACAATCGATGCTGGTCGATACGCTGTTCGACCTGAAACTGACGCGCGAGATGCTCGATTCGATGCGCCGCGCGGAGCCGCAGGCCACCGCCAAAATCGGCACGCTGGTGAACACTCACTCCAACGGCGACCACTGCTTCGGCAATGAACTGGTGGCGGGCGCCGAGATTATCGCGTCGAAGGCGTGCGCCGAGGATTTGCAGCATGACGGCGGCGCTGCGCGACTCGCCGAGATGCAGCGCAACGCATCGCAGATGGGCGAGGTCGGCAAGTTTTTCGCGCGAATTTTCGCGCCGTTCGATTTTCAGGGCATCAACGTCGCAATGCCGACGAAGACGTTCCAGGGCGAGCTCGAATGCCGCGTCGGCGATAAGATCGTGCGCCTGATCGAAGTCGGTCCGGCGCACACGCGCGGCGACGTCATCGCATACGTGCCGAAGAATCGCGTCGTCTTCACCGGCGACATCCTGTTTATCAATGGGCATCCGATAATCTGGGCCGGACCGGTGGCGAACTGGATCAACGCGTGCCAGTTGATGCTCGATCTCGATATCGAGACGGTGGTGCCCGGCCACGGTCCAATCACCGACAAGAAAGGCATCGCCGCAGTCAAGGGCTATCTCGAATACATCGCGGCTGAGGCGCGCAAGCGTTACGACGCCGGGATGACGATCGCGGAAGCTGCGGCGGACATCTCGCTGGACAGCTATTCGTCGTGGAGCGACGCGGAACGAATCGCGGTGAACGTCGGGAGTCTCTATCGCGAATTTGTGGCGGAGAAAGGAACCGCATCATCGAGAACGGCGGGCGAAGGCGAATTGTTTGCCCTGATGGCGCAGATGGCGGACCGCCCAAGTCATTGA
- a CDS encoding TolC family protein: MGSWIASIMVGLATLLAIPCIAPAFDNLQPGERLTLGRAVELTLRNHPRGLEMRSIAAAAHERVGEAKSALMPQVYGAAEYLRSTDNPIGNTTYLNPGFVPRITGTLHGGAPEAGQSFSTTDNFLTGVGVQQYLFDFGRVRGRIEKRTAEAEAATDVAKLADLDLIYEATQRYFALLAAAQKEKVFEKAVLQRTEQEHAAQVKAAASLTSGIDVLTAKAALARARTNLLEASNEKAVSRVALDNTMAVSPNAPPYEVVDVLTYKPVAGDVQSYFQSASKLRPDLQTLEAEARAAGAQITEVQSDFWPTFQAVAGYSAMGTGFPASNNFNAGIAVTWPIFNGFLTEHEVAEAKARRDAIRYSLADLELRIWLEVKTAFLELQTGLQAIRQAEETLAASSGQLELADKRYNAGLGNIIELTDAERFYIQDDGAYVDALYTYSVAKAKLERATGSSLSQARDR; the protein is encoded by the coding sequence GTGGGCAGTTGGATTGCCTCGATAATGGTTGGCTTGGCAACCTTACTGGCCATCCCGTGTATCGCGCCAGCTTTCGATAACTTGCAGCCAGGCGAACGGCTGACCTTGGGTCGTGCGGTCGAGCTGACGCTGCGCAACCATCCGCGCGGATTGGAAATGCGTTCGATCGCAGCCGCTGCACACGAGCGAGTCGGTGAAGCGAAATCCGCGCTAATGCCGCAGGTGTACGGCGCAGCGGAGTATCTGCGCTCCACCGATAACCCGATCGGCAACACTACTTATCTCAATCCCGGCTTCGTCCCTCGAATCACGGGAACCTTGCACGGCGGCGCGCCCGAGGCGGGTCAAAGCTTCTCTACCACGGACAACTTTCTAACCGGCGTCGGCGTGCAGCAGTACCTATTCGATTTCGGCCGCGTGCGCGGCCGGATCGAAAAGCGAACGGCGGAAGCCGAGGCTGCGACAGATGTAGCAAAGCTCGCCGACCTGGATCTGATCTACGAAGCGACGCAACGCTACTTCGCGCTACTCGCAGCGGCACAGAAGGAAAAGGTATTTGAGAAGGCCGTTCTACAGCGCACGGAGCAGGAGCATGCCGCACAGGTGAAGGCTGCGGCATCGCTTACATCGGGAATCGACGTCCTGACTGCCAAGGCGGCGCTGGCTCGCGCGCGAACCAATCTTCTCGAGGCCTCCAATGAAAAGGCCGTGTCGAGAGTCGCACTCGACAACACGATGGCGGTGAGTCCGAACGCGCCGCCATACGAGGTCGTGGACGTACTCACATACAAGCCGGTAGCCGGGGACGTGCAGTCGTACTTTCAGTCGGCTAGCAAGTTACGCCCGGACCTTCAGACGCTGGAGGCTGAAGCTCGCGCAGCGGGTGCGCAAATCACTGAAGTGCAAAGCGACTTCTGGCCAACCTTTCAGGCGGTCGCTGGTTATAGCGCGATGGGAACTGGATTTCCGGCATCGAACAACTTCAACGCGGGTATCGCGGTCACCTGGCCAATCTTCAACGGCTTTCTCACCGAGCACGAAGTAGCGGAAGCGAAAGCAAGGCGCGACGCCATCCGTTATTCGCTTGCAGACCTGGAACTTCGCATCTGGCTCGAAGTCAAGACAGCCTTCCTCGAACTACAAACCGGATTGCAGGCGATTCGACAGGCTGAAGAAACCCTGGCGGCATCTTCCGGGCAATTGGAACTTGCCGACAAGCGCTACAACGCGGGCCTCGGCAATATCATCGAGCTAACCGACGCCGAGCGCTTCTACATCCAGGACGACGGCGCCTATGTCGACGCGCTTTATACCTATTCGGTGGCAAAGGCGAAGCTGGAACGAGCTACCGGATCCTCATTGTCGCAAGCCAGGGACCGATGA
- a CDS encoding chromate transporter, translated as MEQLKQPSSTGSETPASSIKSEPERPSLLKLLKIFLLAGGLSFGGGAVAYLREYIVREEHWLDDEGFLGAMEISETLPGLNAVNMAIIVGDNLRGVAGAAVSVIGMLLPGSIVVMALGILWQSAHQNANVKQFLLGIAAAAVGLLSSVTLQIGRRQFRQLPDIAIVIATFVAVSFFKISLPVILLTLGPIAVWFYRPAIAQERASDEHLPFHRGERHHWFRH; from the coding sequence GTGGAACAACTAAAACAGCCCTCGTCTACGGGTTCGGAAACTCCAGCCTCAAGCATCAAGAGTGAGCCTGAGCGCCCGAGCCTGCTGAAGCTGCTCAAGATTTTTCTGCTGGCTGGCGGGCTCAGTTTCGGTGGCGGCGCAGTCGCTTATCTCCGCGAATACATCGTGCGCGAAGAGCACTGGCTCGACGATGAGGGCTTCCTCGGCGCGATGGAGATCAGCGAGACGCTGCCGGGCCTGAACGCGGTCAACATGGCGATCATCGTCGGCGACAATCTGCGCGGCGTCGCAGGTGCGGCGGTGTCGGTGATCGGGATGCTGCTGCCGGGATCGATCGTCGTGATGGCGCTAGGGATTCTGTGGCAGTCGGCGCATCAGAACGCCAACGTGAAGCAATTTCTGCTGGGGATCGCAGCCGCGGCGGTCGGATTGCTGTCGTCGGTGACGCTGCAAATCGGACGGCGCCAGTTCCGCCAGCTTCCCGACATCGCGATCGTTATCGCAACCTTCGTCGCGGTCAGCTTCTTCAAAATCAGTCTTCCGGTCATCCTGCTCACGCTCGGACCGATCGCCGTATGGTTCTATCGTCCAGCGATCGCCCAAGAGCGCGCTTCCGATGAACATTTGCCGTTTCATCGCGGCGAGCGCCATCACTGGTTCCGGCATTAG
- a CDS encoding sulfotransferase: MASARPLRLPEFIGVGPGRTGTTWLHRVLEGHVDLPYGVKETQFFNTFYAKGIDWYAHHFRYADGSRKIAEICPYFIDPQARDRIKLHIPNCKIITTLRNPVDHSYSAYKLLRHYVWARGSFEEVLNTRPHLDRGNRYAFHLKGWFDKFGRENVLITMYDELRADPQRYLDRVCDFVGIARISLADRGPVGDDVNAYERAPKNRKLAQNARHVMYWLRSRQAYGAINLLDRAGVWQYCYGRGEKFPPLTPEQEAKLRERYRPEVEALEELLEIDLSAWKRPRLARESKSDLAASAR; this comes from the coding sequence ATGGCATCAGCACGCCCCTTGAGACTGCCCGAATTTATCGGAGTTGGTCCCGGCCGCACCGGCACGACGTGGCTTCATCGCGTGCTGGAAGGGCACGTCGATTTGCCGTACGGCGTGAAGGAGACGCAGTTCTTCAATACTTTCTATGCGAAGGGAATCGATTGGTATGCGCATCATTTCCGCTACGCCGACGGCTCGCGCAAGATTGCGGAAATCTGCCCTTACTTCATCGATCCGCAGGCGCGCGATCGGATTAAACTGCATATCCCGAACTGCAAAATAATCACGACGCTGCGCAATCCGGTCGATCATTCATATTCAGCGTACAAACTGCTGCGGCACTACGTTTGGGCGCGCGGTTCGTTCGAGGAAGTGCTCAACACGCGGCCGCATCTCGATCGCGGCAATCGCTACGCGTTCCATCTCAAAGGATGGTTCGACAAGTTCGGCCGCGAGAACGTGCTGATCACGATGTACGACGAACTACGCGCCGATCCGCAGCGCTACCTTGATCGGGTGTGCGACTTCGTTGGCATCGCCAGAATTTCGCTCGCCGATCGTGGCCCGGTCGGCGACGACGTAAACGCGTACGAGCGCGCGCCGAAAAATCGCAAGCTCGCGCAAAATGCGCGGCACGTGATGTACTGGCTGAGGAGCCGGCAGGCATACGGCGCGATCAATCTGCTCGATCGCGCGGGCGTCTGGCAGTATTGCTACGGGCGCGGCGAGAAATTCCCACCGCTGACGCCCGAACAGGAAGCGAAACTGCGCGAGCGGTACCGGCCGGAAGTCGAGGCGCTCGAAGAGTTGTTGGAAATCGATTTGTCGGCGTGGAAAAGACCGCGGCTCGCGCGCGAATCGAAGAGCGACCTCGCCGCCAGCGCGCGATAG
- a CDS encoding enoyl-CoA hydratase/isomerase family protein yields the protein MAMITLDDYAGKYRHIRMERRDGILQMTLHTEGAELKWGMGPHEELSYAFNDVARDHDNRCVIITGTGNAFCAEIDAGKGRGVPVTGDGSPQPAGVRSTTWDHIYSDAKYLLMNHLNIEVPMIAAVNGPALIHAELAVLCDIVLASETAAFQDAPHFPNGIVPGDGVHIIWPLVLGPNRGRYFLLTGQKLSARESLDLGVVSEVLPQDRLLPRAWELAHQITTKPTLAVRYARVALTQQLKKLMLDNLGYGLALEGLGAGQSWPGARAKS from the coding sequence ATGGCAATGATCACGCTCGACGATTACGCGGGCAAATACCGCCACATCAGGATGGAACGGCGCGACGGCATCCTGCAGATGACGCTGCATACCGAGGGCGCCGAACTGAAATGGGGGATGGGTCCGCACGAGGAACTCTCCTATGCCTTCAACGACGTCGCGCGCGACCACGACAACCGATGCGTGATCATTACCGGCACCGGTAACGCGTTCTGCGCCGAGATCGACGCCGGCAAAGGTCGCGGCGTGCCTGTCACTGGCGACGGCTCGCCGCAGCCGGCCGGCGTGCGGTCCACCACCTGGGACCATATTTACAGCGACGCCAAGTACCTGCTGATGAACCATCTTAATATCGAAGTGCCGATGATCGCGGCCGTCAATGGTCCGGCGCTGATTCACGCGGAACTGGCCGTCCTGTGCGACATCGTACTGGCGTCGGAGACCGCGGCCTTTCAGGATGCGCCGCATTTTCCCAATGGAATCGTGCCGGGCGACGGCGTGCATATCATATGGCCGCTGGTGCTCGGTCCCAATCGCGGGCGCTACTTCCTGCTGACGGGACAGAAGCTCTCGGCGCGCGAATCGCTCGACCTAGGTGTGGTAAGCGAGGTGCTGCCGCAAGATCGGCTGCTGCCACGCGCCTGGGAACTAGCGCATCAGATAACGACCAAGCCGACGCTGGCCGTCCGCTACGCGCGCGTCGCGCTGACTCAGCAACTGAAAAAGCTGATGCTCGACAACCTTGGCTATGGGCTGGCGCTCGAGGGCTTGGGTGCAGGGCAGTCATGGCCGGGCGCGCGCGCGAAGAGCTGA